The Pectinophora gossypiella unplaced genomic scaffold, ilPecGoss1.1 Pgos_46, whole genome shotgun sequence genome has a segment encoding these proteins:
- the LOC126381337 gene encoding uncharacterized protein LOC126381337 translates to MDNTNEQLLKRRSVLKGCLTRLDNGLTPEFLQTASAQMLKLKEERAQEIFHEYMELLSQIEDDDDDDPTKMEDRYFHCMDVLRVKQQQLSTLLKSDSSNRGISAPVKLPNINIPDFNGNYLEYKQFIELFTALVDKNETILDIQKFMYLRSFLKGEAYDLIKNIPVQGSSYAEALTLLKDRYDNSHKIVHEHISKILDISPIGRSNVTSLRNFISEAKQHVAALKNLKEPVDHWDSILVCILTRKLDQFTSRAYCLDRDVSIKPTFSDFIMYLEARALAFENSDNGRATTSGCPPPRRSQGEFKVANVASKEEKQCLFCIVAAPA, encoded by the exons ATGGATAATACGAACGAACAGTTATTGAAGCGTCGTTCTGTCCTGAAGGGATGCCTTACAAGGTTGGACAACGGTTTGACACCAGAATTTCTACAAACTGCGTCAGCGCAAATGTTGAAATTAAAAGAAGAACGCGCACAAGAAATTTTTCATGAATATATGGAATTGCTGTCACAAATCGAGgacgatgacgatgatgatccCACGAAGATGGAAGATAGATACTTCCACTGCATGGACGTGCTCCGAGTAAAACAACAACAGTTGTCCACGCTGTTAAAAAGTGATTCCTCCAATCGCGGCATAAGTGCTCCAGTGAAGTTACCAAATATTAACATACCCGATTTCAATGGTAATTATTTGGAATACAAACAATTCATCGAACTATTTACTGCATTGGTAGATAAAAATGAAACTATACTAGATATTCAAAAATTCATGTATTTGCGTAGCTTTCTGAAAGGCGAAGCctatgatttaataaaaaatatacctgtccAAGGGTCCAGCTACGCTGAAGCCCTCACATTGTTAAAAGATAGATATGACAATTCACATAAAATTGTACATGAACATATTTCTAagattttagatataagtccAATAGGTAGATCGAATGTAACTTCATTGAGGAATTTCATATCAGAGGCAAAACAGCATGTTGCAGCGCTCAAAAACTTAAAGGAGCCAGTAGATCACTGGGATAGTATATTGGTGTGCATTTTAACACGAAAGCTTGACCAATTTACAAGCAGGGCATATTGTTTAGATAGAGATGTGTCTATTAAACCCACCTTTTCAGATTTTATAATGTACCTGGAAGCCAGAGCACTCGCATTCGAGAACTCTGACAACGGCAGGGCAACAACAAGTGGATGTCCACCTCCAAGAAGGAGCCAAGGTGAATTTAAAGTAGCTAATGTAGCCTCCAAGGAAGAGAAACAATGCCTCTTCTGCA TCGTTGCTGCCCCAGCCTGA